The following are from one region of the Rhodopirellula sp. P2 genome:
- a CDS encoding TolC family protein → MQMHSKLSNGMRNAKHALLLASLGIASGCQTVSERTPNRSFAGAQPALQETVQPQPAGKLEPQESVQQVGWNEFAFARETAPEPVALQAPPDSPSTSDEVSTLVIEPQTLRDAMELDASLNEVEASQPISPTGLSSPIVAGSQVAGSHPLGQLTLSSLESMALGAHPAIAEARARVAFSNGQAIQAGLPFNPVLQYQSDEIGNEASSGLHSVQLSQQFVTANKLQLAQQVQAHEAEKRRSELRMAELQVLTNVRTAFASALVAQRRSEIASQIVDLAEKSLNSVKDLLDAEEVSRVAWLQARVETEQARITAENAATQLRANRTALAAATGLPALPEGALVGDIAEGLSETPWDSLLSEIKATSPELSAAGSALERARWSLRLACAQVTPNITGLVGVGVDAASDDTFARIGVSVPLPLWNRNQGNIRSARASISEASAAIERTQWSLEGRLANAAGRYQVALERYHRLNTSVLPISEETYQLSQRAFEAGETDYLQLLTVQRTLFNTRLSVLEAAAQARQAAAEIEGLLVTLDG, encoded by the coding sequence ATGCAAATGCATTCAAAACTCAGCAACGGGATGCGAAACGCGAAACATGCGTTGTTGCTGGCCTCTTTGGGAATCGCGAGTGGTTGCCAAACCGTTAGCGAAAGGACGCCTAATCGCTCGTTTGCAGGGGCACAACCTGCGTTGCAAGAGACCGTCCAACCACAGCCGGCAGGGAAACTCGAGCCGCAAGAAAGCGTTCAACAGGTTGGCTGGAATGAGTTCGCGTTCGCTCGTGAAACCGCCCCGGAGCCTGTCGCCTTGCAGGCGCCGCCCGACTCGCCCTCAACCAGCGACGAAGTTTCCACGCTGGTCATCGAGCCGCAAACGTTGCGTGATGCGATGGAATTGGATGCCTCGTTGAATGAGGTCGAGGCGTCGCAGCCGATCTCGCCCACGGGCCTCTCGTCTCCAATCGTTGCTGGATCCCAGGTGGCGGGCTCCCATCCACTCGGCCAGTTGACTCTGTCGTCCCTCGAATCGATGGCGTTGGGGGCACACCCTGCGATCGCGGAAGCTCGAGCAAGGGTCGCGTTTTCAAACGGGCAAGCCATCCAAGCGGGCCTGCCATTCAACCCGGTTCTACAATATCAATCCGATGAGATTGGCAACGAAGCGTCCTCGGGATTGCACTCGGTGCAATTGTCCCAGCAGTTCGTGACCGCGAACAAGCTTCAGCTCGCTCAACAGGTCCAGGCTCACGAGGCTGAAAAGCGACGCTCAGAATTACGAATGGCAGAACTGCAAGTCCTGACCAACGTTCGCACCGCGTTCGCGAGTGCCCTGGTGGCTCAGCGTCGTTCCGAAATCGCGTCCCAGATCGTCGACTTGGCGGAGAAGTCGCTGAACAGCGTCAAGGATTTGCTGGACGCTGAAGAAGTTTCACGAGTCGCCTGGCTGCAGGCTCGAGTTGAGACCGAACAAGCACGCATCACCGCCGAGAACGCTGCGACTCAGTTGCGAGCCAACCGCACAGCGTTGGCCGCTGCGACCGGCTTGCCAGCCTTGCCGGAAGGTGCTTTGGTGGGCGACATCGCCGAGGGACTGAGCGAAACGCCATGGGACTCGCTGCTGTCTGAAATCAAGGCGACCAGCCCCGAACTTTCGGCGGCTGGATCAGCGTTGGAACGCGCGAGATGGTCGCTGCGTCTGGCGTGCGCCCAAGTCACTCCCAACATCACGGGGCTCGTCGGTGTCGGGGTCGACGCCGCGTCGGACGATACCTTTGCTCGGATCGGAGTCAGCGTTCCGTTGCCGCTATGGAATCGAAACCAGGGCAACATCCGCAGTGCCCGGGCGAGCATTTCCGAGGCGTCTGCCGCGATCGAGAGAACGCAATGGAGCCTGGAAGGTCGGTTGGCCAACGCGGCTGGACGATACCAAGTGGCCCTCGAACGTTATCACCGATTGAACACAAGCGTGTTGCCAATTTCCGAAGAAACCTACCAATTGTCGCAACGAGCGTTTGAGGCAGGAGAGACCGACTACCTGCAGTTGTTGACCGTCCAACGCACCTTGTTCAACACGCGTCTGAGCGTCTTGGAAGCCGCCGCGCAGGCTCGTCAAGCGGCCGCGGAGATCGAAGGATTGCTGGTGACCTTGGACGGTTGA
- a CDS encoding family 20 glycosylhydrolase, whose product MTFRCLFVFLLLTSSVAAAEIPMVPLPTKMKIQQGAKLDFPQILTAETPDDPTWATHLAIFGERLKWMTRGEHQLQFADGEHALLTFTHSAELRPEAYSIAVTSNQIQVAASTVKGLAHATATLLQLIGSDNSKSIPQLQIEDSPQLTYRNLMIDMGRNPHSIELLKETIDLLWFYKVDSVQLHLTDDQRIAFPSTAFPKLWDGVISVAEFKDLERYAVERGVTIIPELEVPGHSELLRRVYPEVFGKTATDLTQSETALKGIKTLLDEMMAVFPSSPYVHIGGDEAFGVPENLQRDLINKLQAYLKSKGTETLVWEGPRAGTGDNRVHPEVIHLNWRTINYPADEMVQNGHRVVNAAWDPLYLVDHYPRTNFTMTSPQHIYETLSLTRFKHVNPEIRTYANPIEVEPTDKLIGFCMPWWEGREENFSSQAFPRLIPFAEVAWNPNVERNYDDFKSRSSLAEKARSAAFYPVSIDATNLIVPADGVFEHSTLVTLKMAEIAGRSSSSFEIRYTTDGSEPSLESTRYESPFELTRSATVRATAFSAKQAIGHGSRCNLVKVNGQPNLALHKPVTSSATSGPPFSVQRITDGGTDNLGFYLGYPADPEPIHLTIDLGSVQSVKQINVFAYSIAGSFEKYRVETSTNGVDFEGVTARMEKPADPTVPAEHHFSPREVRYVRLLSHGNKGYVFNSFSKIIEVQVF is encoded by the coding sequence ATGACTTTCCGTTGCCTCTTTGTTTTCCTGTTGTTGACGTCTTCCGTTGCTGCGGCCGAGATTCCAATGGTGCCGCTACCTACCAAGATGAAAATCCAACAGGGAGCGAAATTGGATTTCCCTCAAATCCTCACCGCAGAAACACCTGACGATCCAACGTGGGCGACGCACCTCGCGATCTTTGGGGAACGTCTGAAGTGGATGACGCGGGGAGAACATCAACTGCAATTCGCGGATGGCGAACACGCGTTGCTGACGTTCACCCATTCAGCAGAACTTCGGCCAGAAGCCTATTCGATCGCAGTCACGTCCAATCAAATTCAGGTGGCCGCTTCGACCGTCAAAGGGTTGGCTCATGCGACGGCAACGCTGCTTCAGTTGATCGGCAGCGACAATTCAAAATCGATCCCGCAACTGCAGATCGAAGATTCGCCCCAGCTCACCTATCGAAATCTGATGATCGACATGGGGCGAAATCCCCACAGCATCGAGCTATTGAAAGAAACGATCGATTTGCTTTGGTTCTATAAAGTCGACTCCGTTCAATTGCACCTCACCGATGATCAGCGAATCGCCTTTCCCTCGACCGCCTTCCCGAAACTTTGGGATGGAGTGATTTCTGTAGCAGAGTTCAAGGACCTGGAACGCTACGCGGTCGAGCGTGGCGTCACCATCATTCCTGAGTTAGAAGTTCCTGGTCACTCCGAACTGTTGCGCCGTGTCTACCCAGAGGTCTTTGGAAAGACAGCGACGGATTTGACCCAGTCCGAAACGGCGCTGAAGGGAATCAAGACGCTGTTGGATGAAATGATGGCTGTCTTTCCGTCGTCGCCGTACGTCCACATCGGTGGCGATGAGGCGTTCGGCGTGCCCGAGAATCTGCAGCGAGACTTGATCAACAAACTGCAAGCGTACCTGAAGAGCAAAGGCACAGAGACTTTGGTGTGGGAGGGACCGCGGGCGGGAACCGGTGACAATCGAGTCCATCCGGAAGTCATCCATCTGAACTGGCGAACGATCAACTACCCGGCCGACGAAATGGTTCAGAATGGACACCGGGTGGTCAATGCGGCATGGGATCCTTTGTATCTGGTCGATCACTATCCTCGCACCAACTTCACGATGACTTCGCCCCAGCACATTTATGAAACGCTGTCGCTGACAAGATTCAAACACGTGAATCCGGAGATTCGAACCTACGCCAATCCAATTGAGGTGGAGCCAACCGACAAACTCATTGGATTTTGCATGCCGTGGTGGGAAGGCCGTGAAGAGAATTTCTCGTCGCAGGCATTCCCTCGTTTGATTCCATTTGCCGAAGTCGCCTGGAATCCGAACGTTGAACGGAATTATGACGACTTCAAAAGTCGGTCTTCGTTGGCCGAGAAGGCAAGGTCAGCAGCGTTCTATCCCGTTTCAATCGACGCCACGAACTTGATTGTCCCAGCGGACGGCGTCTTTGAACACTCGACATTGGTCACGCTGAAGATGGCTGAAATCGCTGGTCGTTCGTCTTCGAGTTTCGAGATTCGTTACACCACGGATGGTTCCGAACCGTCGTTGGAATCAACCCGTTATGAGTCGCCATTTGAGTTGACCAGGAGTGCCACGGTCCGCGCCACGGCGTTTTCCGCCAAGCAGGCAATTGGCCATGGGAGCCGATGCAACCTGGTGAAAGTGAACGGTCAACCGAATCTCGCTCTGCACAAACCGGTCACCTCAAGTGCGACGTCTGGACCGCCGTTTTCCGTTCAGCGAATCACCGATGGGGGAACCGACAACCTCGGTTTCTACCTGGGGTACCCCGCAGATCCAGAACCAATCCACCTGACCATTGACTTGGGAAGCGTCCAGTCGGTGAAACAGATCAACGTGTTTGCCTACAGCATTGCGGGGTCATTCGAAAAGTACCGCGTGGAGACATCGACGAATGGAGTCGACTTCGAAGGAGTGACGGCCAGGATGGAGAAGCCCGCAGACCCAACGGTTCCCGCTGAGCACCACTTCTCACCACGCGAGGTGCGTTACGTCCGGCTTCTGTCCCATGGCAACAAGGGCTATGTGTTCAATTCGTTTTCGAAGATCATCGAAGTGCAAGTCTTCTGA
- a CDS encoding haloacid dehalogenase type II, with amino-acid sequence MLHSNTTIPKVIVFDVNETLLDLAPLKTSVGKALNGREDLLPLWFSTMLHYSLVETLAGEYHDFGEIGTAALMMVAEREGIELDRESARAAIVTPLRSLPAHADVREGLQRLAKQGFRLVSLTNSSSVGVQTQMKNAGITDLFEKRYSVDQLKKYKPHPAPYQMVLDDLGVQPHEALMVAAHAWDLAGAKSVGMQTAFVKRPGTALYPNVQKPDVIVNDLNELADIMPQAKR; translated from the coding sequence ATGCTCCACTCCAATACGACCATTCCGAAAGTGATTGTGTTCGACGTGAACGAGACGTTGCTCGACTTGGCTCCGTTGAAAACCTCGGTTGGCAAAGCCTTGAACGGACGCGAAGACCTGCTGCCATTGTGGTTCTCAACGATGCTGCATTACTCGTTGGTTGAAACGTTGGCGGGCGAGTATCACGACTTTGGCGAAATCGGTACCGCCGCCTTGATGATGGTCGCCGAGCGGGAAGGAATCGAACTGGACCGCGAATCCGCCCGGGCTGCGATTGTCACTCCCTTGAGATCCTTGCCAGCACACGCCGACGTTCGCGAAGGACTGCAGCGACTGGCAAAGCAGGGCTTTCGCTTGGTGAGTCTGACAAACTCCTCCTCAGTGGGCGTCCAGACGCAAATGAAGAACGCTGGAATCACCGACTTGTTTGAGAAACGTTACAGCGTTGATCAACTCAAAAAGTACAAGCCTCATCCAGCTCCTTATCAGATGGTGTTGGATGACCTGGGGGTCCAACCTCATGAAGCCTTGATGGTCGCTGCCCATGCCTGGGATCTAGCGGGAGCCAAAAGCGTCGGAATGCAGACCGCGTTCGTGAAACGACCTGGAACCGCGTTGTACCCCAACGTTCAGAAGCCTGATGTGATCGTGAATGACCTGAATGAGTTGGCCGACATCATGCCCCAGGCGAAGCGTTGA
- a CDS encoding DUF4465 domain-containing protein, whose translation MSTSRSNRFCFVTVSSRDPLQDHSLALPWWVLLAFVCLSSLRGSVIQADVVVDFEDQPLDASGVFNGPVNNASVVPGPYGGNDHIGVFSADGVEFSNRHNDLYGSWSGFAVSNHTDTISPGYPNEFSAYPGEGSDGSSNYAVAFGYANSTPTNINTLTALPSIYLPEGEQAISLDVSNTTYAALSMRDGDSFAKPFGGVSGTDPDFLKLSIFGIDANDQILDATIDVFLADFRFTDSLEDYILDEWQTIDLASLSNATSLHFNLSSSDVGPYGMNTPGYFALDNFATVTAVPEPGSLAWIACAGLGVAWQRRRRRRTQHGVGDLKTSQNVGTKSVR comes from the coding sequence ATGTCTACTTCTCGCTCGAACCGCTTTTGTTTCGTCACTGTTTCCTCACGCGATCCGCTGCAAGACCATTCACTGGCATTGCCTTGGTGGGTGCTGCTGGCTTTCGTTTGTCTTTCGAGTTTGCGAGGCAGCGTCATCCAGGCCGATGTGGTGGTCGATTTTGAGGACCAACCCCTGGACGCATCGGGGGTGTTCAATGGTCCCGTCAACAATGCCTCCGTCGTACCGGGACCGTATGGAGGGAATGATCACATCGGAGTCTTTTCCGCTGATGGAGTGGAGTTCTCCAACCGCCACAACGATCTGTATGGCAGCTGGAGCGGGTTTGCCGTTTCCAATCACACCGACACCATCTCACCAGGTTACCCGAATGAATTCAGTGCTTACCCGGGGGAGGGATCAGACGGTTCCAGCAACTACGCAGTGGCCTTTGGCTATGCCAACTCGACTCCGACCAACATCAACACGTTGACGGCACTGCCAAGCATTTATTTGCCTGAGGGGGAGCAGGCGATCAGTTTGGATGTGAGCAACACAACGTACGCAGCACTTTCGATGCGTGACGGCGATTCCTTTGCGAAACCATTTGGTGGAGTGTCGGGAACAGACCCCGACTTTCTCAAACTGTCCATTTTCGGAATTGATGCGAACGACCAAATCCTGGACGCGACGATCGATGTGTTCCTAGCGGACTTTCGTTTCACTGACTCATTGGAGGACTACATCCTGGATGAGTGGCAGACAATCGATTTGGCATCGCTGTCAAACGCCACAAGCTTGCATTTCAATTTGTCTTCCAGCGACGTGGGACCCTACGGCATGAACACGCCGGGTTACTTTGCACTGGATAACTTTGCGACTGTTACCGCGGTTCCTGAACCGGGGTCGCTGGCGTGGATTGCTTGCGCGGGGTTGGGGGTGGCTTGGCAACGACGACGACGACGTCGCACTCAACACGGTGTCGGCGATCTTAAAACGTCGCAAAACGTTGGGACGAAGTCAGTTCGTTGA
- the asnB gene encoding asparagine synthase (glutamine-hydrolyzing): protein MCGITGGLWQREDQAISAELLSRMTSEIAHRGPDDSQIWMDAEHRDATGQPMGVGLGFRRLSIIDVDGARQPLANEDGQVRMVFNGEIYNYEVLRKRLQGAGHQFATQGDGESILHLYEDVGTDCFSSLNGMFAIAIWDARRNRIVLARDRIGQKPLYYSYKNGRLVFASELKALRLVPGVCEEVDPNAIDEFLTYQYIPHPGTIFKGVHKLSPGHFAVLDQRGLRVERYWNFDPSVERPIGREEATEKVRDLLSDSVRLRMRSDVPLGSFLSGGIDSSLITALAGDHTDTALRTFSIGFPVAEFDETRYAAQVAEHLQTDHTRFEVQPSGIEILEKLVWHYDEPYGDSSAVPTWYLSKLTRESVKVALSGDGGDELFAGYERYRALWMSQKIARLFPLNRIPGIGLIQKLPDSNRRRSIIRRAKRFLEAIDQPVVRRYLNWLQIFPESMRASMYNDDFIERLPGNDPVDFLESVWARSEGRDVVTRASTSDILSYLPCDLCTKVDIASMAHGLEVRQPMLDHRFVELAASLPVEHKFRGRRGKLILQDAFGDRIPSSIFTRPKMGFGIPIGQWFREDFKPLVHDTMLAQDARINQFFRPEVIAGLVRSHENGEQNHGYRLWNLLVLETWLRQL, encoded by the coding sequence ATGTGCGGTATCACCGGCGGTCTCTGGCAACGCGAAGACCAAGCGATCAGCGCCGAATTGCTGTCCAGGATGACAAGCGAAATCGCTCACCGCGGTCCCGATGATTCGCAAATCTGGATGGACGCCGAACATCGCGATGCGACCGGCCAACCCATGGGCGTTGGCCTGGGATTCCGACGCTTGTCGATCATCGACGTGGACGGCGCACGCCAACCACTTGCCAACGAAGACGGCCAGGTCCGGATGGTCTTCAACGGGGAGATCTACAACTACGAAGTGCTGCGAAAACGCTTGCAGGGCGCCGGGCACCAATTTGCAACACAAGGCGACGGCGAATCGATCCTGCACCTCTACGAAGATGTGGGGACGGACTGTTTCTCGTCCCTCAACGGGATGTTCGCCATCGCGATTTGGGATGCCAGACGCAACCGAATCGTTCTAGCACGAGATCGCATCGGTCAAAAGCCGCTTTACTATTCGTACAAAAACGGGCGTTTGGTTTTTGCCAGTGAACTGAAGGCCCTGCGGCTGGTGCCCGGTGTTTGCGAGGAAGTGGATCCCAACGCAATCGATGAGTTTTTGACTTATCAATACATCCCCCATCCAGGAACGATTTTCAAAGGCGTTCACAAATTATCGCCTGGCCATTTCGCAGTCTTGGACCAGCGCGGGCTGCGCGTGGAACGGTACTGGAACTTTGACCCATCGGTGGAACGTCCGATCGGACGGGAAGAGGCCACTGAAAAGGTTCGTGACTTGCTCTCCGACTCGGTGCGGTTGCGAATGCGCAGCGACGTTCCGCTGGGATCGTTCTTGTCAGGCGGAATTGACTCGTCATTGATCACCGCCTTGGCAGGCGATCACACCGACACCGCCCTGCGAACGTTCAGCATCGGATTTCCCGTCGCGGAATTTGACGAGACGCGTTACGCAGCTCAAGTGGCGGAACACTTGCAAACCGACCACACCCGGTTTGAGGTTCAACCCAGCGGCATTGAAATCCTGGAAAAGCTGGTTTGGCACTACGACGAACCCTATGGCGATTCATCTGCGGTGCCAACGTGGTACTTGTCGAAACTCACTCGCGAAAGCGTCAAGGTGGCGTTGTCGGGTGACGGTGGCGATGAACTGTTCGCTGGCTACGAACGGTACCGAGCGCTTTGGATGAGCCAAAAAATTGCTCGCCTCTTCCCACTGAACCGAATCCCCGGGATTGGACTGATTCAAAAACTTCCCGATTCGAATCGCCGTCGTTCGATCATCCGGCGAGCCAAGCGGTTCTTGGAGGCAATCGATCAACCGGTCGTTCGGCGGTATCTGAATTGGTTGCAGATCTTTCCAGAATCGATGCGGGCGTCGATGTACAACGATGACTTCATCGAACGATTGCCCGGAAATGACCCCGTTGATTTCCTGGAATCCGTTTGGGCTCGCAGTGAAGGGCGAGACGTTGTCACGCGTGCTTCCACCTCGGACATTCTTTCTTACTTGCCGTGTGACTTGTGCACCAAAGTCGATATCGCGTCGATGGCTCACGGTTTGGAAGTTCGCCAACCGATGCTGGATCATCGTTTCGTCGAGTTGGCGGCATCCCTTCCCGTTGAACACAAATTTCGGGGGCGACGTGGGAAGCTGATTCTTCAAGATGCCTTTGGTGATCGCATCCCCTCGTCGATCTTCACTCGCCCCAAAATGGGCTTCGGGATCCCAATCGGGCAATGGTTCCGGGAAGACTTCAAACCGTTGGTGCACGACACGATGTTGGCTCAAGACGCGCGGATCAATCAATTCTTCCGCCCCGAGGTCATCGCGGGGTTGGTCCGTTCCCACGAAAATGGCGAGCAAAATCATGGCTATCGGCTGTGGAATTTGCTGGTCCTGGAAACTTGGCTGCGGCAACTTTAG
- a CDS encoding hemolysin family protein, whose translation MSNLSELHALPWAALGFVLGSIGGLGSELLDRFAGRSLEIYCRVKKNRDRFGSVLDHQDTVIRAGAYLHVIGSVMFVLFGTIVVVNRVDVDLNTLLAWGIAAAGLTMLTHTWLPNAVTRFASAPLLYHTWPFWRTMSFVMRPLHAPGELLEIISRRLAGVEETEDEDEEQLEDEIRTIVAAGTREGFFAPGVREMIQGVMELHEDTVGHIMTPRVDVNAIEIRATWEEAIESIIETGRTRYPVYEDTIDNVVGILFVKDLLPYLAGEGLPNKPLIDLCRRPWSVPKDRSVDLLLREFLHSRSHMAIVLDEFQQTAGVVTIEDALEEIVGEIVDESDEEEEIEMRVIDDDTIDVDGRVMIDDVNDLVHWDLPESDDYETVAGWVLHHTGMIPTTGHLIRVGHWEIEVLHATSRKIESMRIRRANGETQRVG comes from the coding sequence ATGAGCAACTTGAGTGAACTTCATGCCCTGCCGTGGGCAGCCCTGGGTTTTGTCCTGGGCAGCATCGGTGGCCTAGGGAGCGAACTGCTGGATCGGTTCGCCGGTCGGTCGCTGGAGATTTATTGCCGGGTGAAGAAGAACCGGGACCGCTTTGGTTCGGTGCTGGACCATCAAGACACCGTGATTCGCGCGGGTGCCTACCTGCACGTCATCGGTTCGGTGATGTTCGTTCTGTTCGGCACGATTGTCGTCGTCAATCGCGTGGATGTGGATCTCAACACGTTGCTGGCATGGGGAATCGCGGCCGCCGGGCTGACCATGCTGACTCACACTTGGCTGCCCAACGCGGTGACACGGTTCGCCTCCGCACCACTGCTTTATCACACCTGGCCGTTTTGGCGAACGATGTCGTTTGTGATGCGTCCGCTGCACGCTCCCGGCGAACTGCTCGAGATCATCTCTCGTCGCTTGGCAGGCGTGGAAGAAACAGAAGACGAGGACGAAGAGCAACTCGAAGACGAAATCCGCACGATTGTGGCCGCGGGAACCCGGGAAGGTTTCTTTGCCCCCGGCGTTCGCGAAATGATCCAAGGGGTGATGGAGCTTCACGAAGACACGGTGGGGCACATCATGACGCCTCGAGTCGACGTCAATGCCATCGAAATCAGAGCGACCTGGGAAGAAGCGATCGAGTCGATCATCGAAACTGGACGGACTCGTTATCCCGTCTACGAAGACACCATCGACAATGTGGTGGGGATTTTGTTCGTCAAAGACTTGCTGCCCTATTTGGCGGGCGAAGGTTTGCCCAACAAACCGTTGATTGATCTCTGTCGTCGCCCTTGGTCCGTGCCCAAAGATCGCAGCGTCGACCTGTTGCTGCGTGAATTTCTACACAGCCGTTCGCACATGGCGATTGTTCTCGATGAGTTTCAGCAAACTGCCGGTGTGGTGACCATCGAAGATGCCTTGGAAGAGATCGTTGGCGAAATCGTTGACGAATCAGACGAAGAAGAAGAAATCGAAATGCGAGTGATCGACGACGACACCATCGACGTCGACGGACGGGTCATGATTGATGATGTCAACGACTTGGTTCACTGGGACCTGCCTGAAAGCGATGACTATGAAACCGTGGCCGGTTGGGTGCTGCATCACACGGGAATGATCCCCACCACCGGGCATCTGATTCGCGTCGGCCATTGGGAGATCGAAGTGTTGCACGCCACCAGTCGCAAGATTGAAAGCATGCGGATTCGTCGTGCAAACGGCGAAACTCAACGCGTCGGCTAA
- the ybeY gene encoding rRNA maturation RNase YbeY has protein sequence MGQLETNLTADVLIDEEAEPDLSVWFGSLANARAQLAEAAIAAATVEGCDHGSIGVRICDDAAIHPINREFLQHDYPTDVISFPYELAPPRVEGELIASFETAIENASDPSNPLSPREELLLYVVHGTLHIAGHDDQSPEPRAAMRRAEIVAMKAIGIELPLSPPSTLETSPDDDSSDDGMSSGDFS, from the coding sequence ATGGGACAACTCGAGACCAACTTGACCGCGGATGTCCTCATCGACGAGGAAGCAGAACCTGACTTATCGGTGTGGTTTGGTTCCCTGGCGAACGCGCGCGCCCAACTTGCAGAAGCTGCGATAGCCGCCGCCACTGTGGAAGGTTGCGATCATGGTTCGATCGGAGTCCGGATCTGCGACGATGCCGCCATCCATCCCATCAACCGCGAATTCTTGCAGCACGATTACCCGACCGATGTGATCAGCTTCCCGTATGAACTGGCCCCACCTCGGGTTGAAGGCGAACTGATCGCCAGCTTCGAAACCGCCATCGAAAACGCAAGTGATCCCAGCAACCCGCTTTCTCCCCGCGAAGAATTGTTGCTGTACGTCGTTCACGGAACCTTGCACATCGCCGGCCATGACGATCAATCCCCGGAGCCTCGTGCCGCCATGCGTCGCGCGGAAATCGTGGCGATGAAAGCGATCGGGATCGAATTGCCACTGAGCCCCCCTTCCACGTTGGAGACGTCCCCGGATGATGACTCGTCGGACGACGGTATGTCGAGCGGAGACTTTTCATGA